In a genomic window of Flavobacterium lipolyticum:
- a CDS encoding acyl carrier protein, which produces MSDIASRVKAIIVDKLGVDENEVVTEASFTNDLGADSLDTVELIMEFEKEFDIQIPDDQAENIATVGQAISYIEEAKK; this is translated from the coding sequence ATGTCAGACATTGCATCAAGAGTAAAAGCGATTATCGTAGACAAATTAGGTGTTGACGAAAACGAAGTTGTAACAGAAGCAAGCTTCACTAATGATTTAGGAGCTGACTCATTAGACACTGTTGAGCTTATTATGGAATTCGAAAAAGAATTTGATATTCAAATTCCAGACGATCAAGCAGAAAACATTGCTACTGTTGGTCAAGCTATTTCTTATATCGAAGAAGCTAAAAAATAA
- the purN gene encoding phosphoribosylglycinamide formyltransferase, with protein MKKIIVFASGSGTNAENIIKYFARTKIAKVVSVFTNNASAKVIERAKNHQIPVEIFSKNELLERNVLQKIQEIGPDLIVLAGFLLKFPENIIEQYPDQIINIHPALLPNYGGKGMYGMHIHRAVVDNKEKETGISIHFVNENYDEGGIIFQKSVALTEEDTPETVAEKIHELEQKYFPEIISRLLEA; from the coding sequence ATGAAAAAAATTATTGTTTTTGCCTCAGGATCAGGAACTAATGCTGAAAACATTATAAAGTATTTTGCGAGAACGAAAATTGCAAAGGTCGTTTCGGTTTTTACAAATAACGCTTCGGCAAAAGTTATAGAAAGAGCAAAAAATCATCAAATTCCAGTCGAAATCTTCTCCAAAAACGAACTTTTAGAGCGAAATGTATTACAAAAAATACAAGAAATAGGTCCGGATCTGATAGTTCTTGCAGGTTTCTTGTTGAAATTTCCAGAGAACATAATAGAACAATATCCCGATCAAATAATAAACATTCATCCTGCACTTTTGCCTAACTACGGGGGCAAAGGAATGTATGGAATGCACATACACAGGGCTGTAGTGGATAATAAAGAAAAAGAAACCGGAATCTCTATTCATTTTGTAAATGAAAACTATGACGAAGGCGGTATCATTTTTCAGAAAAGTGTGGCCTTAACCGAAGAAGATACCCCGGAAACTGTGGCTGAAAAGATTCATGAACTCGAACAAAAGTATTTTCCGGAAATTATTTCCAGATTATTAGAAGCTTAG
- the rnhA gene encoding ribonuclease HI, which yields MSHEVHIYTDGAAKGNPGNGGYGVVMELVGTPHKKEFYEGFRLTTNNRMELLAVIVGLEKLKKPNMKVLVVSDSKYVIDSVVKKWVFGWEKKNYVGKKNPDLWKRFLIIYRKHQVDFKWIKGHNNHPQNERCDELAVMASMQKKLSVDVYYETIGSKS from the coding sequence ATGAGTCACGAAGTACATATATATACAGATGGTGCTGCAAAAGGAAATCCCGGAAACGGGGGGTACGGAGTGGTGATGGAATTGGTTGGAACTCCGCATAAGAAAGAATTCTATGAAGGGTTTCGTCTTACTACTAATAATCGAATGGAGCTTTTAGCTGTAATTGTGGGGCTTGAAAAGCTAAAAAAGCCCAATATGAAGGTTCTGGTAGTTTCAGATTCTAAATATGTTATCGATTCTGTGGTAAAGAAATGGGTCTTTGGCTGGGAGAAAAAAAACTATGTCGGTAAGAAAAACCCGGATTTATGGAAACGCTTCCTGATTATTTACCGTAAACATCAGGTCGATTTTAAATGGATTAAAGGGCATAACAATCATCCACAGAACGAACGTTGTGATGAGTTGGCTGTTATGGCATCGATGCAAAAAAAACTTTCGGTAGACGTTTACTACGAAACCATAGGTTCAAAATCATAA
- a CDS encoding DUF6249 domain-containing protein translates to MGPEILVPISLFLMIFGIIYLIYSTRNRERLALIEKGVDASIFLKGSGKGVPTWKVLVLNLAFLLIGSGVGIFVALLITTYTSLEDSAVYPSIIFIMAGVGLLAGFSKAKDLDKE, encoded by the coding sequence ATGGGACCAGAAATTTTAGTACCAATAAGCCTGTTTCTAATGATCTTCGGGATTATTTATCTTATTTATTCCACCAGAAACAGAGAGCGTTTAGCACTTATCGAAAAAGGCGTTGACGCCAGCATCTTTTTAAAAGGGAGTGGAAAAGGCGTTCCAACTTGGAAGGTTCTTGTTTTAAACCTGGCCTTTCTATTAATAGGAAGCGGGGTTGGGATTTTTGTTGCCTTACTGATTACAACTTATACTTCGCTGGAAGATTCAGCAGTATACCCGTCTATTATTTTTATTATGGCAGGAGTTGGTTTGCTTGCCGGATTCAGCAAAGCAAAAGACTTAGACAAAGAGTAA
- a CDS encoding RNA polymerase sigma factor, with product MSTIPDQHYIDKILQGETNAFAVLVDRYKNMIFTLALQMVKNREEAEEVSQDTFIKIYNSLSKFKGDSKFSTWVYKVAYNTCLDRLKKNKKEDLNISIDEFSAHLIKTMDNALSALEDKERKQTIQNCLNLLPAEENFLLTLFYFEDQSLEEIGKVMGITANNVKVKLYRSRQKLAVILKKQLEPEIV from the coding sequence ATGAGTACAATACCGGATCAACATTATATCGATAAAATTCTGCAGGGTGAGACCAATGCGTTTGCCGTGCTAGTGGATCGTTATAAGAATATGATCTTTACTCTGGCGCTTCAGATGGTTAAAAACAGAGAAGAGGCTGAAGAAGTTTCACAGGACACTTTTATTAAAATTTATAATTCGTTGAGTAAATTTAAAGGAGATTCGAAATTTTCGACCTGGGTTTACAAAGTAGCTTATAATACGTGTCTGGATCGTTTGAAGAAAAATAAAAAAGAAGATCTGAATATTTCAATAGATGAATTTTCGGCACATTTAATTAAGACAATGGACAATGCTTTGAGTGCTTTAGAAGATAAAGAACGAAAGCAAACGATTCAGAACTGTTTGAATTTGCTGCCGGCAGAAGAAAATTTTTTATTGACTTTATTTTATTTCGAAGATCAAAGTTTAGAAGAAATTGGAAAAGTTATGGGAATTACAGCCAATAATGTTAAGGTGAAATTATACAGAAGCCGACAAAAATTAGCCGTAATTTTAAAAAAGCAATTAGAACCTGAAATAGTGTAA
- a CDS encoding PfkB family carbohydrate kinase codes for MNKLLIVGTVAFDAIETPFGKTDKILGGAATYIGLSASFFNLQSAIVSVVGDDFPQEHLDLLTSKNIDISGIEIVKGGKTFFWSGLYHNDLNSRDTLVTELNVLADFQPKVPQNYKDADVVMLGNLHPLVQSSVLDQLEKKPKLVVLDTMNFWMDCALPELLDVIKRVDVITINDEEARQLSGEYSLVKAAAKIQELGPKYVVIKKGEHGALLFHNREVFFAPALPLEDVFDPTGAGDTFAGGFSGFIAQSENISFGNMKNAIIYGSNLASFCVEKFGTERMESLSKAEVAIRLQQFKSLTQFDIEI; via the coding sequence ATGAATAAATTATTGATTGTTGGAACGGTTGCTTTCGACGCGATTGAAACTCCTTTCGGAAAAACAGATAAAATATTAGGTGGTGCTGCGACTTACATTGGTTTATCAGCATCTTTTTTCAACCTGCAATCGGCTATTGTTTCTGTAGTTGGAGACGATTTCCCTCAAGAACATTTGGATTTATTGACTTCAAAAAATATTGATATCTCAGGTATCGAAATTGTAAAAGGCGGTAAAACATTTTTTTGGAGCGGTTTGTACCACAACGATCTAAATTCCAGAGATACTTTAGTAACAGAACTTAATGTTTTGGCTGATTTTCAACCAAAAGTTCCTCAAAACTATAAAGATGCCGATGTGGTGATGTTAGGAAACTTACACCCATTAGTACAAAGCAGTGTTTTGGATCAGTTAGAGAAAAAACCAAAATTAGTAGTTTTAGATACTATGAACTTCTGGATGGACTGTGCTTTACCTGAATTATTAGACGTGATCAAACGTGTTGACGTAATCACGATCAACGATGAAGAGGCAAGACAGCTTTCAGGAGAATATTCATTAGTAAAAGCTGCAGCGAAAATCCAGGAATTGGGACCAAAATATGTGGTGATCAAAAAAGGAGAGCACGGTGCACTTTTATTCCACAACAGAGAAGTATTTTTTGCTCCGGCATTACCATTAGAAGATGTTTTTGATCCAACAGGAGCAGGAGACACTTTCGCAGGTGGTTTCTCAGGATTCATTGCGCAAAGTGAAAACATTTCATTTGGCAATATGAAGAATGCGATCATCTACGGTTCGAATTTAGCTTCATTCTGTGTAGAGAAATTTGGAACAGAAAGGATGGAGAGCTTAAGCAAAGCTGAAGTAGCGATTCGATTACAACAGTTTAAGTCGTTAACTCAGTTTGACATAGAAATATAA
- a CDS encoding amidophosphoribosyltransferase, whose amino-acid sequence MSDALKHECGIALVRLLKPLEYYKEKYGTAFYGIQKMYLMMEKQHNRGQDGAGFASIKLDVAPGERYISRVRSNHSQPIQDVFKQINERINEEMSSHPEYADDVAKQKANIPYIGELFLGHVRYGTFGKNSIESVHPFLRQSNWMHRNLILAGNFNMTNVKELFENLVELGQHPKEMADTVTVMEKIGHFLDKEVMQLYQDCKLEGYSKREASPVIADRLDIAKILARSAKNLDGGYAMAGLLGHGDAFVFRDPAGIRPAYYYQDDEVVVVASERPVIQTVFNVPFESVQEIEPGNALIIKKNGKVSMNQILEPTVKKACSFERIYFSRGSDAEIYQERKNLGKLILPAVLESIDSDTDNTVFSYIPNTAETSFYGLVEAAQDFLNQRKNNYILANRNTLNAETLQELLAVKIRTEKVAIKDAKLRTFITEDSSRDDLVAHVYDVTYGVIKPTDNLVIIDDSIVRGTTLKMSIIKMMDRLKPKRIVIVSSAPQIRYPDCYGIDMAKLEGLVAFRAALALLKERNLYHIVDEVYAKCKAQENYVDTDVVNYVTAIYDQFTPEEISDKIAEMLSSPEINAEVKIIFQKVEDLHIACPKNLGDWYFTGDYPTPGGNRVVNRAFMNFYEGKDARAY is encoded by the coding sequence ATGAGCGACGCTTTAAAACACGAATGTGGTATAGCTTTGGTTAGACTTCTTAAACCGCTTGAATATTACAAAGAAAAATACGGAACCGCTTTTTACGGGATACAAAAAATGTACCTGATGATGGAAAAGCAGCACAACCGTGGGCAAGACGGAGCTGGTTTTGCAAGCATTAAATTAGATGTGGCTCCCGGTGAACGTTATATCAGCAGAGTTCGTTCCAATCATTCACAGCCCATTCAGGATGTTTTCAAGCAAATCAACGAGCGTATTAATGAAGAGATGAGTTCTCATCCGGAATATGCAGACGATGTTGCCAAACAAAAAGCAAACATACCTTATATAGGAGAGTTGTTTCTGGGGCATGTTCGCTACGGAACTTTCGGAAAGAATAGCATTGAAAGTGTACATCCATTCCTGCGTCAAAGCAACTGGATGCACCGTAATTTAATTTTGGCAGGGAACTTTAACATGACTAATGTTAAAGAACTTTTCGAAAATTTAGTAGAATTGGGTCAGCATCCGAAAGAAATGGCTGACACGGTTACTGTAATGGAGAAAATCGGACACTTTTTAGACAAAGAAGTGATGCAGCTTTATCAGGATTGCAAACTCGAAGGATATTCTAAGAGAGAGGCTTCTCCGGTAATTGCAGACCGATTGGATATTGCGAAAATTTTAGCCCGTTCTGCTAAAAACTTAGACGGAGGATATGCAATGGCCGGATTATTAGGTCATGGTGATGCTTTTGTTTTTAGAGATCCTGCAGGAATTCGTCCGGCATATTACTATCAGGACGATGAAGTGGTAGTTGTGGCTTCTGAAAGACCGGTTATTCAAACCGTATTTAATGTGCCTTTTGAAAGTGTGCAGGAAATCGAACCGGGAAATGCTTTGATCATTAAGAAAAACGGAAAAGTTTCTATGAATCAAATTTTAGAACCAACCGTTAAAAAAGCATGTTCATTCGAAAGAATCTATTTCTCAAGAGGAAGTGACGCTGAAATTTATCAGGAACGTAAAAATTTAGGAAAATTAATTTTACCTGCTGTTTTGGAATCAATTGACAGTGATACCGATAATACGGTGTTTTCTTATATTCCAAATACAGCTGAAACCTCCTTTTATGGTTTAGTTGAAGCGGCTCAGGATTTTTTAAATCAAAGAAAAAACAATTATATTTTAGCCAACAGGAATACGCTTAATGCTGAGACTTTACAGGAATTATTGGCTGTAAAGATTCGTACAGAGAAAGTGGCGATCAAAGATGCTAAACTAAGAACCTTTATTACAGAAGACAGTAGTCGTGATGATTTAGTTGCTCACGTGTATGATGTTACTTACGGAGTGATTAAGCCAACGGACAATCTGGTTATTATTGATGATAGTATTGTTCGTGGTACTACTTTAAAGATGAGTATCATAAAGATGATGGATCGTTTAAAGCCTAAACGTATCGTAATCGTTTCATCGGCACCACAAATTCGTTATCCTGACTGTTACGGAATCGATATGGCTAAACTGGAAGGTCTTGTGGCTTTTAGAGCGGCTTTGGCTTTGTTGAAAGAAAGAAATTTATATCATATTGTTGACGAGGTTTATGCGAAATGTAAAGCGCAGGAGAATTATGTAGATACGGATGTTGTAAACTACGTTACGGCAATTTACGACCAGTTTACTCCTGAAGAAATTTCAGATAAAATAGCTGAAATGTTAAGCTCTCCTGAAATTAATGCTGAAGTAAAAATTATTTTCCAAAAAGTAGAAGATTTGCATATTGCTTGTCCGAAAAACTTAGGAGATTGGTACTTTACAGGAGATTATCCGACCCCTGGTGGGAACCGTGTGGTTAATAGAGCTTTCATGAATTTTTACGAAGGAAAAGACGCGAGAGCGTATTAA
- a CDS encoding superoxide dismutase yields MAFELPQLPYAYDALEPHIDARTMEIHHSKHHNAYTTNLNAAIAGTDLEGKTIENILINLDKSNAAVRNNGGGFYNHNLFWTVMSPNGGGLPTGDLLAAIEASFGTFEEFKAKFAKAGATQFGSGWAWLCVQKGGKLDVCGTPNQDNPLMPEVGCNGTPILGMDVWEHAYYLNYQNRRPDYIEAFFNVINWTEVARRFALEK; encoded by the coding sequence ATGGCTTTTGAATTACCTCAATTACCTTATGCATATGATGCATTAGAACCACATATTGATGCCCGTACAATGGAAATTCACCATTCAAAACATCATAATGCTTACACCACAAATCTTAATGCAGCAATCGCCGGAACAGATTTAGAAGGTAAAACTATCGAAAACATCTTAATCAATCTAGATAAATCAAATGCAGCAGTTCGTAACAATGGTGGAGGTTTTTACAACCACAATTTATTCTGGACTGTAATGTCTCCAAATGGCGGTGGATTACCAACAGGTGATTTACTTGCTGCTATCGAAGCTTCTTTTGGAACTTTTGAAGAATTTAAAGCAAAATTTGCTAAAGCCGGTGCTACACAATTTGGTTCAGGATGGGCTTGGTTATGCGTACAAAAAGGTGGAAAATTAGACGTTTGCGGAACTCCAAACCAAGACAATCCATTAATGCCGGAAGTAGGCTGTAATGGGACTCCAATCTTAGGAATGGATGTTTGGGAGCACGCTTACTACCTAAACTACCAAAACAGAAGACCTGATTATATTGAAGCTTTCTTCAACGTAATCAACTGGACGGAAGTTGCAAGAAGATTTGCTTTAGAGAAATAA
- the pth gene encoding aminoacyl-tRNA hydrolase produces MIKWMTKLFSSTQKEENADYMKKYLIVGLGNIGAEYVNTRHNIGFKVLDFLAKKEGLSFETVKLGALAEYKFKGRTFFLLKPNTYMNLSGKAVKHWMDKENIPLENILVITDDLNLSFGTIRIKPKGSDGGHNGLKNINLVLNTQQYTRFRFGISDQFKKGQQVDYVLGDWDEEEKAKLPERLEVASEIIKSFGTAGLENTMTTFNGK; encoded by the coding sequence ATGATAAAATGGATGACAAAACTGTTTTCATCAACACAAAAAGAAGAGAACGCTGATTATATGAAAAAATATTTAATCGTTGGATTAGGCAATATTGGTGCCGAATACGTAAATACACGACACAACATAGGTTTTAAAGTACTTGATTTTTTAGCTAAGAAAGAAGGTCTTTCATTCGAAACCGTAAAACTGGGTGCTTTGGCCGAATATAAATTTAAAGGAAGAACTTTTTTTCTGCTCAAACCAAACACCTATATGAACCTGAGCGGTAAAGCCGTAAAGCACTGGATGGACAAAGAAAACATTCCATTAGAGAATATCCTGGTAATTACAGACGATCTAAACCTCTCTTTTGGAACTATCCGTATCAAACCAAAAGGCAGCGACGGAGGACACAACGGACTTAAAAACATCAATTTAGTTTTAAATACCCAACAATATACCCGCTTTAGATTTGGGATCAGCGATCAATTCAAAAAAGGACAACAGGTAGACTACGTTTTAGGAGATTGGGACGAAGAAGAAAAAGCAAAATTGCCCGAACGTTTAGAAGTCGCTTCAGAGATTATTAAATCTTTTGGTACCGCCGGCTTAGAAAACACGATGACGACTTTCAACGGAAAATAA
- a CDS encoding 50S ribosomal protein L25/general stress protein Ctc, with product MKSITIKGSERESVGKVSTKALRNAGAVPCVLYGGNQAVHFSADAAAFKNLVYTPNAHTVVIELGKGKSFTAVLQDIQVHPVSDKILHIDFFQLFDDKEITMEVPVKIVGTSKGVLAGGVLRLNQRKLKVKALPANLPDFVEADITPLEMGNKLYVTKVGKPEYKVMHPDNTVVCQVRISRAAMKAAQEAAKAAKAPAKGKKK from the coding sequence ATGAAATCGATTACAATTAAAGGATCAGAAAGAGAAAGCGTGGGCAAAGTGTCAACTAAAGCCTTACGTAATGCTGGAGCGGTTCCTTGCGTGTTATACGGAGGAAATCAGGCAGTACACTTCTCAGCAGACGCTGCAGCGTTCAAAAACTTGGTTTACACTCCAAACGCACACACAGTTGTGATTGAGCTTGGAAAAGGAAAATCATTTACAGCAGTTTTACAAGACATTCAGGTTCACCCTGTTTCTGACAAAATTTTACACATTGACTTCTTCCAATTATTTGATGATAAAGAAATCACAATGGAAGTTCCTGTGAAAATTGTTGGTACATCTAAAGGTGTTCTTGCAGGTGGTGTTTTACGTTTGAACCAACGTAAATTAAAAGTTAAAGCTTTACCAGCAAATCTTCCTGATTTTGTTGAAGCTGACATTACTCCACTTGAAATGGGTAACAAATTATATGTTACTAAAGTTGGAAAACCAGAGTACAAAGTTATGCACCCGGACAACACAGTAGTTTGTCAGGTAAGAATCTCTCGTGCTGCTATGAAAGCTGCTCAAGAGGCTGCAAAAGCTGCAAAAGCTCCTGCAAAAGGAAAGAAAAAATAA
- a CDS encoding ribose-phosphate pyrophosphokinase: MSHLEPEAKIFACSQSVYLAEKIAEQYGIPLGKVTMSKYSDGEFQPSYEESIRGLRVFIVCSTFPSADNLMELLLMIDAAKRASARHITAVMPYFGWARQDRKDKPRVPIGAKLVANLLDAAGATRVMTMDLHADQIQGFFEKPVDHLFASTIFLPYVESLKLDNLTIASPDMGGSKRAYAYSKFLESDVVICYKQRKAANVIDTMELIGEVKGRNVILVDDMIDTGGTLAKAADLMIEKGALSVRAICTHAILSGEAYEKIENSKLSELIVTDSIPLKRESKKIRVVSCAPLFAEVMHMVHHNNSISGKFIM; this comes from the coding sequence ATGTCGCACCTAGAACCAGAAGCTAAAATTTTTGCTTGTTCACAAAGTGTCTATCTTGCAGAAAAAATTGCAGAACAGTACGGAATTCCGTTAGGAAAAGTAACGATGTCGAAGTATAGTGATGGAGAATTCCAACCATCGTACGAAGAATCAATAAGAGGATTACGTGTTTTTATCGTGTGTTCAACTTTCCCATCTGCTGATAATTTGATGGAATTGTTACTCATGATTGATGCAGCGAAACGTGCATCAGCAAGACACATTACAGCTGTCATGCCATATTTTGGTTGGGCAAGACAAGACAGAAAAGATAAACCAAGAGTTCCGATTGGAGCAAAATTAGTAGCTAATTTATTAGATGCTGCCGGAGCGACAAGAGTAATGACAATGGATTTGCACGCAGATCAAATTCAGGGGTTTTTCGAAAAACCGGTAGATCATTTATTTGCATCTACAATCTTTTTACCATACGTAGAAAGTTTAAAGTTAGACAATCTAACCATTGCATCTCCGGATATGGGAGGTTCAAAAAGAGCATATGCTTACTCTAAGTTTCTAGAATCAGATGTAGTAATCTGTTACAAACAAAGAAAAGCAGCCAACGTTATCGACACTATGGAACTAATTGGTGAAGTAAAAGGCCGTAACGTAATATTAGTAGACGACATGATCGATACGGGTGGAACATTAGCTAAAGCCGCAGATTTAATGATCGAAAAAGGAGCATTAAGCGTTAGAGCCATTTGTACACACGCCATTTTATCAGGTGAGGCCTATGAAAAAATTGAAAACTCTAAATTAAGCGAATTAATCGTTACCGATTCTATTCCTTTAAAAAGAGAATCAAAGAAAATAAGAGTCGTGAGTTGTGCACCTCTTTTTGCCGAAGTTATGCACATGGTGCACCACAACAATTCCATCAGTGGAAAATTTATAATGTAA
- a CDS encoding SRPBCC family protein translates to MNNNLVVKMEKIEHINYIKVPIAEVYKVLTTQEGLAAVWTEELVVKPEVGFVNEFGFGDEDVTRMKVVELSPDKRIVWECVESDPEWIGTGISFDLVEKDGVVAVVLRHFGWRELTEFYQWCNYNWAMFLLSLKRAL, encoded by the coding sequence GTGAACAATAATCTAGTTGTGAAAATGGAAAAAATAGAGCATATCAATTATATTAAAGTGCCTATCGCGGAGGTTTATAAGGTGTTGACGACGCAGGAAGGTTTGGCAGCTGTCTGGACGGAGGAATTAGTTGTTAAGCCGGAAGTGGGTTTTGTCAATGAGTTTGGTTTCGGAGATGAGGATGTGACAAGAATGAAAGTGGTTGAATTGTCTCCTGATAAAAGAATAGTGTGGGAATGTGTGGAATCAGATCCGGAATGGATTGGAACGGGTATTTCGTTTGATCTAGTGGAGAAGGACGGGGTGGTGGCAGTTGTTTTGAGGCATTTTGGCTGGCGTGAGTTAACGGAATTCTATCAATGGTGTAATTACAACTGGGCGATGTTTCTTTTGAGTCTTAAAAGGGCATTGTGA